In Styela clava chromosome 10, kaStyClav1.hap1.2, whole genome shotgun sequence, the sequence aaaaatcagTAAACACAAAGTACCAGAGATTATTATAAGATGTAACTGCAAGCTACTTTGGTTAGATCATCATTTTGAGGTGTTCTATATGAAAGAATGAATGTTATTTATACTTGTTGATAACCTAACATATTCCATGCAAATTTGAGTCAAATTGTGTAATGTATAGAAATGTTCAGGGCTTctttaaaaaacataaaacatgTTAAGATTTACCAAGTTTGTATAATATCATAATCCATTAAAATAACTGCTTATTCGATGTTGGCATTTCCAGCACATACTACAAATTTTCTAATGTAGCCTACACCTTGTTCTAACTCGTATTTTGTAAAACTTGAAAGTTAATACATTACAGTTAtgcattgcaatattaaaaaatcataATGATAAGGTTGAGATTTTTTGATTGTCTGaaattaactttcaaaaaaGTATGTTAGTCTACTAGGCTAAAAAACGTTAGTTTAGCCAGCTTTCCCAAGCCGTCTAAAAACTTCCTTCTTCACACTTTCAATATACAAAACTTGCTGGCTAGGAAGAAAACGTTCAATGAGAGAGCGAGGAATCATTCCGCCTATATCTACGTTGATGTACAAACATAAATTGGATTTGTTTGGATTGTTTTTGTATCTGCGTACTGCATAACCGGTCGGATGGTTGTGAGCACGAACATATTTGGATGTTATGGGGCGTTCCGCAACTTCAATATTTCCAGCAAGTATCCATGAGATTCTGTCGAACTCAGCATCATCACTAGGTATATGTTTTTTAAAGTAATATAAATCCAAAAACTCTCTGGAAGAAATCATCCCCATTCCAGCAGAATGTGTTATGAATATACCGATCATCATTTCATCAGATATATTACGAATGCACTGGAAATCTTTAACACTATTGTCCCACCTCAATCGTTCTTCTCTGATTAATGGAGGTCTCATAACATCATATATTGCATCATCTGGGCCATCAATTACACATTCAAATTTGTATAAGTGACCATTAAAATGAGGCGATTTTCTGTATGCAATGCTCATACCATCACGAGGTTGCATTGAGGTCCAGCTCTGTGTGTCTATGTGATATTTCATCACTTCTGCTTCAATCTTACTGGCCTGCAATTCATAGAATGCCATTTTGGAAACTAACTTAGATACAGGTAAGCAGAATTACACAGAATAAGGTACGATAATTATTAGAATTCAACCACGGCAAAACAATGACTCTTTTCTACGCCTTTCCCAAGAAGCAGtcttgaaacaaaattttccaGTCAAgcatttgtttgtttatacGCGCATGTACAACTGAGTTCCACGCGGAAGTTGATATTatcacagaaattttttttaacggaTTCAATTTCGTATAATAATTTACTTTTCTCATCTGTGTTAATATCATTCTTTCCTTATTTTTTGCACGATTTTTGTCTTTTActagttggaaaaaataaactcgaCTTCTCATAAAATCAGACACGATAAACATTTGATTATAAGAATACAGGGTAAGAGTGAGTAAGGCGAATATGGAAGAAATGTTGTTAGCAGAATCAACCTAAATATAACACTGAAAAGTTTCCAGCTTGTGCTGGAGGTCAGTAACATTGAATAGGAGTTGTactatagcaactaacccccaaatgtaccccatttcatgttgaaatcatcatgacaaagttaatttttcccaaaattcgaacaaagactttcgtaggaatcaaattacaccagtttaagaaacataacaggttccatccagtcattatcaaattaaaatctatattcctaagacctttggcactgattgaaataattatatctaagttcccatccgtacgatgtacctaattacccttattgagataataggagtttctgtttataacgtgaatcacgagctcacgtttacagcatttaattggatttatgatcaacgtaggcctataaatacgactccgatatctttcgatagggagagagaagacgatgtaaatTGTAAACCATTCAAAGCTAGTGTGggtaaatgttataagatttatattctgtgtatcgtggaaatctgagaataaaatcaaacagagtTTTCTCAATATATATGCTATAAATATAACCATCATTTATGCTATAAATGGTGACAAAGCCGACTTGAATTAATCTTCTGAAACGGACCAGATCAACGGACAACAACCAGGACAAGCAACAATTTGACGGAATCAACCAAAAAGCTGACCAAGCGAAAGTTTTCAACAATTGCCGAAAACCGTCTCTACAATACGGGCGAAATCAATATTGCTGTTAATAAGATTTAGATGTGCTGCTGAATATAGGCTAACGTTCTAGCTAAATCTAACAATACTATAAACCTGTACTTACAAACAACGGACTACGTGAAATAACATGGATAATATCGAAGCAACCAACAACCAAAGTCAACTTATGAAAGAGGTGCTAGCGACTTTACAATGCCTGCAAAAACAACAGATAGAACTACAACAAGATATAGCAAAGGAAAAGAAAGCCAGGGCTGAAGTGGAAACCAAATTAGCTAAGATGAAAAATTCTGGCAACGTTCAAGTACCGGCAGGAACCCAAATTGACAATGGAGCTAAGCGAAGTACTAGAAGGCCAAACTTGGAGGTCAACAACATCAGTCCACCGGTACCCAATCTTCCGGCAACCAAGCTTGACGCCCTGGAAAACAAATCTAGCTGCATATTAAATAAACTTGAAAGTTTAGCCAAAATAGTTGAACAAATTAAAGAAAGCGCCACAAAAAACGAAATTGCAATCGATAATTTAGAACAATATGGGAGGAGGAACTGTATCTTACTGCATGGCTGCAAACGAATACCGAAAGCAGGTCATTATGGTCAATTTGAAACATATGTGGCTAATACGCTAAACTCGGCCTTGAAATTAGAATGGCCTATACAATATGGAGATATAGACGTTACACATATTCTCCCAGCTGATGGCAAAGGAAACGTTCCTATAATAGTTAAATTTGTTCGTCGCAGCAccaaaaatatgatttactcCATGAAAAGAAGACTTAAAAAGACTGGACTATCAATTACCGAATCGCTGACAAAACGTCGAGTCGAACTTCTCACCGAAGCAAGAAGAGTTCTCGGACTTAAGAATGTTTGGACTATGAATGGAGACATATATGGATTTCATAACGGtaagaaaataattattagaACCACATCAGATATTATGATATAAGTAAGATACCGTAAAACTACAGACTATGAATTATTGATATGCTAGAACAGCCCAAATTCTCATTGTAAGCACTAAACACAAGAGCAACTTTTGTTTATTTACTTTTGTTTATCTTTTTTGCCCATATGAATGTTAATAAGAGAGATTTACCATGTCATGGATGCCAAAAATCTGTAAACAATAGGGAAAAGGGGATCTACTGTGATAAATGTAATCGTTGGATTCATCTAAAATGTAGTGGTTTAAATTTACAAGAGTTTCGTAAACTATGTAATGAACCAAATGATATACCTTGGTACTGTAGACTTTGCCTACGAAATAGCCTGCCATTCAGCTCGTTATCTAATACAGAAGTAAATGACCTATGCCTGAATAATGACCCTTCCTCGACTCTGACCCCAGAACTTCTTAACGAATTTTTTACTGAGGCGTCGTTACTGAATATTGATAATGATGAAATAAGCGAttccacaaaaatttgtatgtCTGATTGTCAATATCTTTCTGCCGCTAATTTAGATATCCTATGCAGTGATAACTTGAACCCACTTGTCACAATGTGTATTAATATGCGTTCCTTGGCCAACCCAAGAAACTTTTCAAAACTTGAAGCTCTTATAGCCTCAATGACAGTCTGCCCAGATTTAATAGCAGTCAATGAAACATGGCTAAAACCAAATCAGATAGGATCCCACATGAACCTGGGTGACTATACTTTTTTATCAAATCCTCGAGTGACTTCGAAAGGTGGGGTGTTGGCCTAtacatcaaaaaaaatattaccttCAAGGCTAGACCTGACATTTCAATTATGAATGAGCGAATTTTTGAATCCACTTTCGTAGACATTTATTTAAAGGATAGAATTGTGACGTGTGGAACAATTTACAGATCTCCCTTATCAGATAGTCAAAGCAATAATCAATTTATTAGTATTCTGGAATCGACACTCCAAACCTTATCGAAAAATTGTATTATCATGGGAGACCTCAATTATAATCTTCTGGAAACAAACAAGACTGTAGATGAATTTTGTGAGCTGATGAATTCGGCTTCATTTTACCCTGTGGTATCAAAGCCAACTCGAATCACTCAAAGCAGCTCTACAATCATTGACCATATTTGGACAAACATCTTTGATTGTAAACCCCGCAGTGCAATAATAGTGGATCCTATTTCAGACCACCTGCCAGTCCTGGTTTGCATTCCATTAAGAAAAAAACTTCGCAAGGCAGAAAACGAATACTTCAGGCAATATAATATCTCAAATTTAGATAATTTTAAACTCATGTTAGAACAAAGTGACTTTTCTGCTGTGTTCAGCAAAACAGATCCTGATATAGCCTTCAGAATTTTTAATGAGTATTTTTCTGAATCTTTTAAAACTTGCTTCCCTCTgaagaaaagaaatattaaaaataataataaatggttTGACAAGGAACTCttaaaaatgcagaaaaaaaagCATAAACTATACAAAAACTATCTTACTGAAAAATCAGAGCAgaccaaatttaaatattcagaatgcaagaaaaaatatgagaaattgataactgctaagaaacaaaattattacaagTCATTACTAGGTAGACATCGTAATGATCTTAAGAAAACTTGGCGTACTATGAACGATCTGCTTGGGCGTTCTAAACCAAATCTAACAAAAGTATTTTCTATTAACGGCCAGGAAACCTCGGATCCTGTCGAAATAGCAGATCAT encodes:
- the LOC120337336 gene encoding stAR-related lipid transfer protein 5-like, with the protein product MAFYELQASKIEAEVMKYHIDTQSWTSMQPRDGMSIAYRKSPHFNGHLYKFECVIDGPDDAIYDVMRPPLIREERLRWDNSVKDFQCIRNISDEMMIGIFITHSAGMGMISSREFLDLYYFKKHIPSDDAEFDRISWILAGNIEVAERPITSKYVRAHNHPTGYAVRRYKNNPNKSNLCLYINVDIGGMIPRSLIERFLPSQQVLYIESVKKEVFRRLGKAG